One Methylosarcina fibrata AML-C10 DNA segment encodes these proteins:
- the nusA gene encoding transcription termination factor NusA, giving the protein MANKEILLVVDVFSNEKEIEKEVVFQAIESALETATIKRYGNQIKARVVIDRKTGDYVTYRIWDVVAANDQINGDVEFPQSQVLLEVARMDNPDVQVGDTIQEEIESVEFGRIAAQTAKQVIIHKVREAERKLIVDAYKNRVGELITGLVKRIEKGNVYLDLGGHVEALIPREEMIPRESVRVGDRIRGYLKDVHSEPRGPQLFVSRTAPELLIALFRLEVPEVGEGMISVMGAARDPGARAKVAVKSNDPRLDPVGACVGMRGSRVQSVSNELAGERIDIILWNPSEAQYVINAMSPAEIQSIVVDEDKHSMDLAVSSENLSQAIGRGGQNVRLATQLTGWELNVIDASKAEENSEAEANKIKRMFIEQLDVDEDIAMILVEEGFNTVEEVAYVPASEMLDIEGFDEDIVNELRSRAKDALLISAIAAEEKIETTAPAQDLLEMEGMDRELAYELAGRGIITMDDLADQSVDDLLNIPGLNEERAAKLIMKAREPWFAEQNGAGERGSK; this is encoded by the coding sequence GTGGCAAATAAAGAAATTTTATTAGTAGTCGATGTTTTTTCGAATGAAAAGGAAATCGAGAAGGAAGTTGTTTTTCAGGCGATCGAATCGGCGCTGGAAACGGCAACGATAAAACGTTACGGCAATCAGATAAAAGCTCGTGTTGTCATTGACAGAAAAACCGGCGATTACGTCACTTACCGGATTTGGGACGTAGTGGCCGCCAACGATCAAATCAACGGCGACGTCGAATTTCCCCAGTCGCAAGTGCTGCTGGAAGTCGCCCGGATGGACAACCCGGACGTTCAGGTGGGCGATACCATCCAGGAAGAGATCGAGTCCGTGGAGTTCGGGCGCATCGCCGCGCAAACGGCCAAGCAGGTCATCATTCACAAGGTGCGGGAAGCCGAGCGCAAACTCATCGTCGATGCCTATAAAAACCGGGTCGGCGAGCTGATCACCGGCCTCGTCAAACGGATCGAAAAAGGCAACGTCTATCTTGATCTGGGCGGTCACGTCGAGGCCCTGATTCCCAGGGAAGAGATGATTCCTCGGGAGTCCGTCCGTGTCGGCGACCGGATTCGAGGCTATCTCAAAGACGTGCATTCGGAGCCCAGAGGCCCGCAATTGTTCGTCAGCCGCACGGCGCCCGAACTGTTGATCGCTCTGTTCCGCCTGGAAGTGCCCGAAGTCGGAGAAGGCATGATCTCGGTCATGGGCGCTGCGCGCGATCCCGGCGCCAGGGCCAAGGTCGCGGTCAAGAGCAACGACCCCCGGCTGGACCCGGTGGGCGCCTGCGTCGGCATGAGGGGATCGAGAGTGCAGTCGGTTTCCAACGAGCTGGCCGGCGAGCGCATCGACATCATTCTCTGGAACCCAAGCGAAGCGCAATACGTGATCAATGCGATGTCGCCGGCGGAAATCCAGTCGATCGTCGTCGATGAAGACAAGCACAGCATGGATCTGGCGGTAAGCTCCGAAAACCTGTCCCAGGCGATAGGCCGTGGCGGGCAAAACGTCAGACTGGCGACCCAGTTGACCGGCTGGGAGCTCAACGTGATCGACGCTTCCAAAGCCGAAGAAAACAGCGAAGCCGAGGCGAACAAGATCAAACGCATGTTTATCGAACAGCTCGACGTCGACGAGGACATTGCGATGATTCTGGTGGAGGAAGGCTTCAATACGGTTGAAGAAGTGGCCTATGTTCCCGCCAGCGAAATGCTCGATATCGAAGGCTTTGACGAAGACATCGTCAACGAATTGAGAAGCCGGGCGAAAGACGCTCTGCTGATCAGCGCCATTGCCGCCGAAGAAAAAATTGAAACGACGGCACCGGCACAGGACTTGCTGGAAATGGAAGGAATGGACAGGGAACTGGCTTACGAACTGGCCGGAAGGGGCATCATCACGATGGATGATCTGGCCGATCAGTCGGTCGATGATCTGCTGAATATACCGGGTTTGAACGAAGAACGAGCGGCAAAATTGATCATGAAGGCGCGCGAGCCTTGGTTTGCCGAGCAAAATGGCGCGGGGGAAAGGGGGAGCAAATGA
- the infB gene encoding translation initiation factor IF-2, translated as MSDKTIRQLAEVVKIPLDKLLEQLKEAGLSARTPDDIIGDDEKMQLLAHLRKRHGKDEGEMKTSPRRVTLERRKVIEIKQASVPGSTTKTISVEVRKKKTYVKRSEVAETEEHKELQAPSPKELQPPPATPAVEAAKEIEAVEKAPEPVAESETPVEAAVPEKPAAEPATAAPGAVEHAIIEEQEPESRFDTLKIKEEKKNKPEKSGRPKESDEVKKKQAEKERRLEESIKRNAEKVRQQAFAKQEVLHRKKQEESLFGEGKDMPRRPKKKAKQPQRAPVQSEGKHQFEMPVAPIVKEVTIPESILVSDLAQKMSVKAALVIKHLMKLGIMATINQAIDQETAAILVEEMGHKAIMQSDDDLEKEMLAEAQMEENRAELPRAPIVTIMGHVDHGKTSLLDYIRKTRVAAGEAGGITQHIGAYQVKTDHGSVTFLDTPGHAAFTAMRARGADLTDVVIVVVAADDGVMPQTKEAVEHARAANVPIIVAINKIDKPDANPDKVMQELANINVIPEEWGGDVQFLKISAKTGEGIDELIEALIVQTEILELKAPVEGSASGIVVESRLDKGRGAVATVLVQKGTLENGQMVLCGQEYGRVRAMFNENGKALKEAGPSVPVEILGLSGTPNAGDEFLVVQNERIARDLAKHREERKKSSRHAAQSASKLEEVFSRMSAGEIASLNLVIKTDVQGSLEALRSSLTDLSSEEVEVKVVYGGVGGINEGDANLALASGAILIGFNVRADATARKLIEEKGIDLHYYSVIYDAIDEVKKSISGMLAPEIKEQIVGLAEVRDVFRSPKFGAIAGCMVVEGYVRRNLPIRVLRDNVVIYEGQLESLRRFKDDVSEVKMGMECGIGVKNYNDVKVGDQIEVFERTEVKRVL; from the coding sequence ATGAGCGATAAAACAATCAGACAACTGGCGGAAGTAGTCAAAATTCCTTTGGACAAGCTCTTGGAGCAACTGAAGGAAGCCGGTCTTTCCGCCCGCACTCCGGACGACATTATCGGCGACGACGAAAAAATGCAGTTGCTGGCGCATTTGCGTAAACGCCACGGCAAGGACGAAGGAGAAATGAAGACTTCGCCGCGCCGGGTCACCCTGGAACGCCGGAAGGTCATCGAAATCAAGCAGGCCAGCGTTCCCGGCAGCACGACCAAAACCATCAGCGTCGAGGTGCGCAAAAAGAAAACCTACGTCAAGCGCAGCGAAGTCGCCGAGACCGAGGAACACAAGGAATTGCAGGCGCCTTCTCCAAAGGAACTGCAACCGCCGCCTGCAACGCCTGCGGTGGAAGCGGCCAAAGAAATCGAAGCGGTCGAGAAAGCGCCCGAGCCGGTAGCGGAATCGGAGACTCCGGTTGAAGCCGCGGTTCCGGAAAAACCGGCGGCCGAGCCGGCCACTGCGGCGCCTGGAGCGGTCGAGCACGCGATCATCGAGGAGCAGGAGCCGGAGTCGAGATTCGACACTCTGAAAATTAAGGAAGAAAAGAAAAACAAGCCGGAAAAGTCGGGCCGGCCCAAGGAATCCGACGAAGTCAAGAAAAAACAGGCGGAAAAGGAGCGCAGACTGGAAGAATCCATCAAGCGCAACGCCGAAAAAGTCCGGCAGCAAGCGTTTGCCAAGCAGGAAGTTCTGCATAGAAAAAAACAGGAAGAAAGTCTCTTCGGTGAAGGCAAGGACATGCCCAGAAGGCCCAAGAAAAAAGCCAAGCAGCCTCAGCGCGCTCCTGTGCAGTCGGAAGGCAAGCATCAATTCGAGATGCCGGTTGCGCCGATCGTCAAGGAAGTCACCATACCCGAATCCATCCTGGTGTCCGATCTGGCTCAGAAAATGAGCGTGAAGGCCGCGCTGGTGATCAAGCATTTGATGAAACTCGGCATCATGGCCACCATCAATCAGGCGATCGATCAGGAAACGGCCGCCATTCTCGTCGAGGAAATGGGCCATAAAGCCATCATGCAAAGCGATGACGACCTGGAAAAGGAAATGCTGGCCGAAGCCCAGATGGAAGAAAACCGGGCTGAGCTGCCGCGCGCTCCGATCGTGACCATTATGGGGCATGTCGACCACGGTAAAACCTCGCTGCTGGATTACATTCGCAAAACCCGAGTGGCTGCCGGCGAAGCCGGAGGCATTACCCAGCATATCGGCGCCTATCAGGTCAAAACCGATCACGGTTCCGTCACCTTCCTGGATACGCCGGGCCACGCCGCCTTTACCGCGATGCGCGCCCGAGGCGCCGATTTGACCGACGTGGTCATCGTCGTGGTGGCCGCCGACGACGGCGTCATGCCGCAGACCAAAGAGGCGGTGGAACACGCCCGGGCCGCCAATGTGCCGATCATCGTCGCGATCAACAAGATCGACAAACCCGACGCCAATCCGGACAAAGTGATGCAGGAACTGGCCAACATCAACGTGATTCCGGAAGAGTGGGGCGGCGACGTCCAGTTTCTGAAAATTTCCGCCAAGACCGGGGAGGGCATCGACGAGCTGATCGAAGCCTTGATCGTGCAAACCGAGATTCTGGAATTGAAAGCGCCGGTCGAAGGTTCGGCATCGGGCATCGTCGTCGAGTCGAGGCTGGACAAGGGCCGAGGCGCCGTGGCCACCGTTCTGGTACAGAAAGGCACCCTGGAAAACGGTCAGATGGTGCTGTGCGGACAGGAATACGGACGAGTCCGCGCGATGTTCAATGAAAACGGCAAGGCGCTCAAGGAAGCCGGACCCAGCGTGCCGGTCGAGATTCTGGGCTTGTCGGGCACGCCCAATGCCGGCGACGAGTTTCTGGTCGTGCAAAACGAACGGATCGCCAGAGATCTGGCGAAACACCGGGAGGAGCGCAAAAAATCCAGCCGTCATGCAGCCCAGAGCGCGTCGAAACTGGAGGAAGTCTTTTCCAGGATGTCCGCGGGCGAGATCGCCAGCCTCAATCTGGTCATCAAAACCGACGTTCAGGGCAGTCTGGAAGCCTTGCGCAGCTCGTTGACCGACCTCTCCAGCGAGGAAGTGGAGGTCAAGGTCGTCTATGGCGGCGTCGGCGGCATCAACGAAGGCGACGCCAATCTCGCGCTTGCCTCCGGGGCCATTCTGATCGGTTTCAACGTGCGCGCGGACGCGACCGCCAGAAAACTGATCGAGGAAAAAGGCATCGATCTGCATTATTACAGCGTCATTTACGACGCTATCGACGAAGTCAAGAAATCGATCAGCGGCATGCTGGCGCCCGAAATCAAGGAACAGATCGTCGGCCTGGCCGAAGTCCGGGATGTGTTCCGTTCGCCGAAATTCGGCGCAATCGCCGGCTGCATGGTCGTGGAAGGCTACGTCAGGAGAAACCTGCCGATCCGGGTTCTGCGCGACAACGTGGTCATTTACGAAGGACAACTGGAATCGTTGCGCCGCTTCAAGGACGACGTCAGCGAAGTCAAAATGGGCATGGAATGCGGCATCGGCGTGAAGAACTACAACGACGTCAAAGTCGGCGACCAGATTGAAGTATTTGAACGTACCGAAGTGAAAAGGGTCCTATAA
- the rbfA gene encoding 30S ribosome-binding factor RbfA, translated as MRKEFGRSDRVSSEMQKELSFILQREIKDSRLGFITITEVNVSKDLAVAKVYVTVLNVDEQGKRDNVKRLNELAPVIRHELAKRMRLRHISELRFYYDNSFDTGMRVAELLSDLDKPSEQ; from the coding sequence ATGAGAAAAGAATTCGGCCGTAGCGACCGCGTTTCATCCGAGATGCAGAAGGAGCTTTCCTTCATTCTGCAGCGGGAAATCAAAGACTCCAGGTTGGGTTTCATCACGATCACCGAAGTGAACGTGTCGAAAGACCTGGCAGTCGCCAAAGTGTACGTCACCGTCCTGAACGTCGACGAGCAGGGCAAGCGGGACAATGTGAAACGGCTTAATGAGCTGGCGCCCGTGATCCGGCATGAATTGGCGAAAAGAATGCGCTTGCGCCACATTTCCGAGTTGCGTTTTTATTACGACAACTCCTTCGATACCGGCATGCGGGTGGCGGAGTTGTTGAGCGATCTCGACAAGCCTTCCGAGCAGTAG
- the truB gene encoding tRNA pseudouridine(55) synthase TruB: MAKRKSGRNVHGIVLLDKRLGVSSNKALQEVRRLFDANKAGHTGSLDPMASGLLPLCFGEATKVSGMMLDDDKRYRVVIRLGILTETGDSEGAVLAIRPVPGISGEALQACLQSFTGEIDQIPPMYSALKHNGKKLYELARAGETVARKARLIRIYELKLLDFSEDRLTLEVFCSKGTYIRSLAEDIGHYFGCGGTVIELRRLQAGIFDIKNAKTLEQLMSMNEIDLRQQLIPVDAPLQSLPALRLSERQAAGIRFGQSLHDVPAALGTVRLYHESAFLGLGEMLLDGKLAPRKLFNMTD, translated from the coding sequence ATGGCGAAACGCAAGTCGGGACGAAACGTCCACGGCATCGTGCTGTTGGACAAGCGCTTGGGCGTGTCTTCGAATAAGGCCCTGCAGGAAGTCAGGCGTTTGTTCGACGCCAATAAGGCAGGACACACCGGCAGCCTCGATCCGATGGCTTCCGGACTGTTGCCGCTTTGTTTCGGCGAGGCGACCAAGGTATCGGGAATGATGCTCGACGACGACAAGCGTTACCGCGTAGTGATCCGGCTGGGCATTCTGACCGAAACCGGGGACAGCGAAGGCGCCGTGCTGGCGATCCGTCCGGTGCCCGGGATTTCCGGGGAGGCGTTGCAGGCCTGTCTTCAGAGCTTCACCGGTGAAATCGATCAGATTCCTCCGATGTATTCGGCGCTCAAGCATAACGGCAAAAAACTGTACGAATTGGCGCGGGCCGGAGAGACGGTCGCGCGCAAGGCCAGACTCATCCGGATTTACGAACTGAAGCTGCTCGATTTTTCGGAAGACCGGCTGACCCTGGAGGTGTTCTGTTCGAAAGGAACTTATATCCGGTCTCTGGCAGAAGACATCGGTCATTATTTCGGCTGCGGCGGCACGGTCATCGAGTTGCGGCGTTTGCAAGCGGGCATTTTCGATATAAAAAACGCAAAAACTCTCGAGCAGTTGATGTCGATGAACGAAATCGATTTGCGCCAGCAACTGATTCCGGTCGACGCGCCGTTGCAGTCGCTGCCGGCGTTGCGATTGTCGGAGCGGCAGGCGGCCGGCATCCGGTTCGGCCAGTCGCTTCATGATGTTCCGGCGGCTCTGGGAACGGTCCGGCTCTATCATGAAAGTGCGTTTTTAGGCTTGGGAGAAATGCTATTGGATGGTAAACTAGCGCCCAGAAAGTTGTTCAATATGACTGATTAA
- the rpsO gene encoding 30S ribosomal protein S15: protein MPFTAEQKKAIVEEYRLSPTDTGSPEVQIALLTAHITHLTPHFAEHKKDNHSRRGLLRMVNQRRKLLDYLKNKDVNRYRTLIDRLGLRK, encoded by the coding sequence ATGCCATTTACTGCAGAACAAAAGAAAGCCATCGTTGAAGAGTACCGTCTTTCACCCACCGATACCGGTTCCCCGGAAGTGCAGATCGCTTTATTGACGGCGCACATCACTCATTTGACGCCGCACTTTGCAGAGCACAAAAAAGACAATCATTCACGCCGCGGCCTGTTGCGGATGGTGAATCAACGCCGCAAGTTGCTGGACTATCTTAAAAATAAGGACGTCAACCGCTATCGCACCTTGATCGACCGGCTTGGTTTGCGTAAATAA
- the pnp gene encoding polyribonucleotide nucleotidyltransferase has product MNPIRKEFQYGDQLITLETGEIARQANGAVIIDVNGTSLLVTVVEKKEASGGDFFPLTVNYQEKAYAAGKIPGGFFKREGRPSEQETLISRLIDRPIRPLFPEGYTNEVQIIATVISLNPEVDTEIPALLGASAALAIAGLPFNGPIGAACVGYKDGQYLLNPSPSALKESRLQLVVAGTARAVLMVESEADCLSEEDMLGAVLFGHEQMQTAINAINEFAAAAGAGVVEWTAPEPDVELVKHITDEVEEPIKEAYQIAQKLVRQERLKNIRNAAVEKLMAMGDYSENGIRGIIEHLEYKIVRNAILDEGKRIDGRDLDSIRPITIRTGVLPRTHGSALFTRGETQALVVTTLGTQRDAQVIDALAGEYKELFMLHYNFPPFSVGETGFVGSPKRREIGHGRLAKRGVAAVLPNMEEFPYVIRVVSEITESNGSSSMASVCGSSLALMDAGVPIKTPVAGIAMGLIKEGDRCAVLSDIMGDEDHLGDMDFKVAGSADGITALQMDIKIDGITAEIMKTALEQAKKGRIHILGEMNKALPATREHMSDYAPRIITFKIDPSKIREVIGKGGATIRGITEITGASVDLTDDGVVKIASVDKAAGEEARRLIEEITAEVEVGKIYEGKVVRLMDFGAFVTILPGKDGLVHISQISDEHVDKVSDKLAEGDMVRVKVLEIDRQGRVRLSMKEADKE; this is encoded by the coding sequence GTGAATCCTATCAGGAAAGAATTTCAGTACGGCGATCAACTCATTACGCTGGAAACAGGCGAAATAGCGCGCCAGGCCAACGGCGCCGTTATCATCGACGTCAACGGCACATCCCTACTGGTCACCGTCGTTGAAAAAAAAGAAGCCAGTGGCGGCGATTTTTTTCCGTTGACTGTCAATTATCAGGAAAAAGCCTATGCCGCCGGAAAAATTCCGGGTGGTTTTTTTAAACGCGAAGGCCGCCCAAGCGAACAAGAAACATTGATTTCGCGTTTGATCGACCGACCGATCCGCCCTCTCTTTCCTGAGGGTTATACCAACGAAGTTCAGATCATTGCCACGGTCATTTCGCTGAATCCCGAAGTGGATACCGAAATTCCCGCCCTGCTCGGCGCGTCCGCGGCGCTGGCCATTGCCGGCCTGCCTTTCAACGGCCCGATCGGCGCGGCCTGCGTCGGTTATAAAGACGGTCAGTATCTGCTGAATCCTTCGCCGTCGGCCTTGAAGGAATCCCGGTTGCAGTTGGTCGTTGCCGGCACCGCGAGAGCCGTGCTGATGGTGGAATCGGAAGCCGATTGCCTGAGCGAAGAAGACATGCTGGGCGCCGTGCTGTTCGGTCACGAGCAAATGCAGACCGCCATCAACGCCATCAATGAATTTGCGGCGGCGGCCGGCGCCGGCGTCGTCGAATGGACCGCCCCGGAACCGGACGTCGAACTGGTCAAACACATCACCGACGAAGTGGAAGAACCCATCAAGGAAGCTTACCAGATCGCGCAAAAACTGGTTCGCCAGGAACGGTTGAAAAACATCCGGAACGCGGCGGTCGAAAAGCTGATGGCGATGGGCGACTATTCGGAAAACGGCATTCGCGGCATCATCGAGCATCTGGAATACAAGATTGTGCGCAACGCCATTCTCGACGAAGGCAAGCGCATCGACGGCCGCGACCTGGACTCGATCCGCCCGATCACGATCCGCACCGGCGTCTTGCCGAGAACCCACGGCTCCGCCTTGTTTACCCGCGGCGAAACCCAGGCTTTGGTCGTGACCACGCTGGGTACCCAGCGCGACGCGCAGGTGATCGATGCCCTGGCCGGCGAATATAAAGAGCTGTTCATGCTGCATTACAATTTCCCGCCGTTCAGCGTCGGCGAAACCGGTTTCGTCGGTTCGCCCAAGCGCCGCGAGATCGGCCACGGCCGTCTGGCGAAACGCGGCGTCGCCGCCGTCCTGCCCAACATGGAAGAATTTCCGTACGTCATCCGGGTGGTTTCCGAAATTACCGAATCGAACGGCTCCAGCTCGATGGCTTCGGTTTGCGGCAGCAGTCTGGCGCTGATGGATGCCGGCGTGCCGATCAAGACGCCGGTCGCAGGCATCGCGATGGGCCTGATCAAGGAAGGCGACCGTTGCGCGGTCCTGTCGGACATTATGGGCGACGAAGACCATCTGGGCGACATGGATTTCAAAGTGGCCGGTTCCGCCGACGGCATTACCGCGCTGCAAATGGACATCAAGATCGACGGCATTACCGCCGAGATCATGAAAACCGCGCTGGAACAGGCCAAAAAAGGCCGTATCCATATTCTCGGCGAAATGAACAAGGCGCTGCCCGCGACCCGCGAGCACATGTCCGACTATGCCCCGCGCATCATTACTTTCAAGATCGATCCGAGCAAAATACGCGAAGTCATCGGTAAAGGCGGCGCGACCATTCGCGGCATCACCGAAATCACCGGCGCCAGCGTGGATCTGACCGACGACGGCGTTGTCAAGATTGCCTCGGTGGACAAGGCCGCGGGCGAAGAAGCGCGCCGCCTGATCGAGGAAATTACCGCCGAAGTCGAAGTCGGCAAGATCTACGAAGGAAAAGTCGTCCGGCTGATGGATTTCGGCGCGTTCGTCACCATTTTGCCCGGCAAGGACGGTCTGGTTCATATCTCCCAGATTTCCGACGAACACGTCGACAAGGTCAGCGACAAGTTGGCCGAAGGCGACATGGTGCGGGTCAAAGTCCTGGAAATCGACCGGCAGGGTCGGGTCCGGCTCAGCATGAAGGAAGCCGACAAGGAATAA
- a CDS encoding thrombospondin type 3 repeat-containing protein — protein MHVHFKKLLSIPSLLQSALVGHQAFVESPGHVSNEKRLRKSIKHGADPRRNGLFFVPFLFVLFLAGTGQVKAVVNAEQIGYVGCSMTVDAVEGYLELGGGSLWPSAEENYSSGGVTYWAENLSGINHYWDWLQEALIDQPDTTVIWWQLCALSKQDGNDRTLLEDARAVRDEIKRLAPEATIYVSAQPSYSDPNSPVDPVCRIAGANGPQRMEELAAELVSEGGVEQGPVLGPLTPDLLLDDGCHANSEGELFMGQQLADFFGMGEGNSEDSDGDSVNDNLDNCPTVSNPDQADTDDDGVGDACESGSSAPLTVSPNQIGRGTQTTLALTGQGFDSGMTVSIVPFPAGVRIESVTVKSSTSATIGVNVASTARQGGRGIKVITSAGQTATSQFAFKVQ, from the coding sequence ATGCACGTTCACTTCAAAAAACTTCTGAGCATTCCTTCGCTTTTGCAATCTGCCCTGGTGGGTCATCAGGCCTTTGTCGAATCTCCAGGTCATGTTTCGAATGAAAAACGTCTTCGTAAATCCATAAAACATGGCGCGGATCCGCGTCGAAACGGGCTTTTTTTCGTCCCATTCCTGTTCGTTTTGTTTTTGGCCGGAACCGGGCAGGTCAAGGCCGTCGTCAATGCCGAACAAATCGGTTACGTCGGCTGCTCGATGACCGTTGATGCCGTGGAAGGTTATCTGGAACTGGGCGGCGGCAGCTTGTGGCCGAGTGCCGAAGAAAATTACAGCAGCGGCGGCGTGACTTACTGGGCCGAGAATTTGAGTGGAATCAACCATTATTGGGACTGGTTGCAAGAGGCCTTGATCGATCAGCCCGATACAACCGTCATCTGGTGGCAATTGTGCGCCTTGTCCAAACAAGACGGCAACGATCGGACTTTACTGGAAGATGCCCGAGCCGTCCGCGATGAAATTAAACGGCTGGCTCCCGAGGCTACGATTTATGTTTCCGCGCAGCCGAGCTATTCAGACCCGAACAGTCCGGTGGACCCCGTTTGCCGTATTGCCGGTGCGAACGGGCCTCAACGGATGGAAGAGCTGGCTGCCGAGCTGGTTTCGGAAGGCGGAGTCGAACAGGGTCCTGTGCTTGGCCCCTTGACGCCGGACCTGTTATTGGATGACGGCTGTCATGCCAACAGCGAAGGCGAGCTTTTCATGGGGCAGCAACTGGCCGACTTTTTTGGAATGGGCGAAGGAAATAGCGAAGACAGCGACGGCGATTCGGTTAACGACAACCTCGACAATTGCCCGACCGTCAGCAATCCCGATCAGGCCGATACGGACGACGACGGCGTCGGCGACGCGTGTGAATCCGGCTCATCCGCACCATTGACGGTTTCGCCCAATCAAATCGGACGGGGTACTCAAACAACGCTGGCATTGACGGGGCAGGGATTCGACTCGGGTATGACGGTTTCGATTGTTCCGTTTCCGGCAGGCGTCCGGATCGAGTCGGTGACTGTCAAAAGCTCGACCAGTGCGACGATCGGGGTCAATGTGGCCTCCACCGCTCGCCAAGGCGGACGAGGAATCAAAGTGATTACTTCCGCCGGTCAGACGGCAACCAGCCAGTTCGCATTCAAAGTGCAATAA
- a CDS encoding alpha/beta fold hydrolase, whose amino-acid sequence MNNPSGNNWILLRGLTRESAHWGDFIGTLQAAFPEATVTPLDLPGTGRHYRSVSPKTIRGIADKVRAEAFEQGALQRPATILALSLGAMVAWEWMRTYPDDIGGAVLINCSFAGISPFYRRLRWQIYGRLAALTWKRGVLERESALLHLLSNRQEHYPQLARDWERIQKERPVSPQNTCCQILAAATYDPGEPKPGQPVLLLNSRGDRLVAPSCSEAISNQWHLTLDTHPWGGHDLTVDDGEWVVGRIKNWLNQPEPTDEK is encoded by the coding sequence ATGAATAATCCGTCCGGAAACAACTGGATCCTGCTTCGCGGTCTGACCCGCGAATCGGCGCACTGGGGCGACTTCATCGGCACGCTGCAAGCGGCCTTTCCGGAAGCAACGGTGACGCCGCTGGATCTGCCCGGCACCGGCCGCCATTACCGGTCCGTCAGCCCCAAGACGATCAGAGGTATCGCCGACAAGGTCCGAGCCGAAGCTTTTGAGCAGGGCGCCCTGCAACGGCCGGCAACGATTCTGGCCCTGTCGCTGGGCGCGATGGTGGCCTGGGAATGGATGCGAACTTATCCTGACGATATCGGCGGCGCGGTGCTGATCAATTGCAGTTTTGCCGGAATCAGCCCTTTTTATCGGCGTCTGCGTTGGCAAATCTATGGCAGACTGGCCGCCCTGACGTGGAAACGCGGCGTACTGGAACGGGAATCGGCCCTGCTGCACTTGCTGAGCAATCGGCAAGAGCACTATCCACAGTTGGCCCGCGACTGGGAAAGAATTCAAAAGGAACGCCCGGTCAGCCCCCAGAACACCTGCTGCCAGATCCTGGCGGCCGCCACTTACGATCCGGGAGAACCAAAGCCCGGCCAACCGGTCTTGCTGTTAAACAGCCGGGGCGACCGGCTGGTCGCTCCGAGCTGTTCGGAAGCGATAAGCAACCAATGGCATCTGACGCTTGACACGCATCCGTGGGGGGGGCACGATCTGACGGTCGATGACGGCGAATGGGTGGTTGGCCGGATCAAAAACTGGTTGAACCAACCTGAACCAACGGACGAAAAATAA
- a CDS encoding M14 family zinc carboxypeptidase — MTGLRFPELDQLERIIEQLGDHARVEIVERIPYKNAEFPIYCIALGSRQDDVPVQAFFGGVHGLEKIGSEVILSYLQSISRLLDWDEEFLARLDQSRLVFVPIVNPVGVYAGTRCNGNGVDLMRNSPVESRDAARLYGGQRLSSRLPWYRGHHARMEKEALALCRVVERHLFNSSLSIALDLHSGFGIRDRLWFPYASRKTPFAFLAETLALKELFDRCYPYHVYKIEPTSVEYLINGDLWDYLFDRFQQINTGDRLFLPLTLEMGSWLWLRKSPLHLFSRHGLFHPLLPHRQQRIFRRHFLLFDFLHRCLLFPRAWASLDPHQKTRHEQKAMELWYE, encoded by the coding sequence ATGACCGGTTTGAGATTTCCCGAACTCGACCAGTTGGAACGGATCATCGAACAATTGGGCGATCACGCTCGGGTCGAGATCGTCGAGCGCATACCCTACAAAAACGCAGAATTCCCGATCTACTGCATTGCGCTCGGCTCCCGGCAGGACGACGTGCCGGTCCAGGCTTTTTTCGGCGGCGTGCACGGACTCGAAAAAATAGGTTCCGAAGTGATTCTATCCTATTTGCAATCGATCAGCCGGCTGCTGGACTGGGACGAGGAATTTCTGGCCAGGCTTGACCAATCCAGGCTGGTTTTCGTCCCCATCGTCAATCCCGTCGGCGTTTACGCAGGTACCCGCTGCAACGGCAACGGCGTCGATCTGATGCGCAATTCCCCGGTGGAAAGCCGGGACGCCGCCCGCCTCTACGGCGGCCAGCGGCTGAGTTCCCGCCTGCCCTGGTACCGGGGCCATCACGCGCGCATGGAAAAAGAAGCCCTGGCCTTGTGCCGGGTCGTCGAACGGCACCTGTTCAATTCCTCTTTGTCCATAGCGCTCGATCTGCATTCGGGATTCGGCATCCGGGACCGTTTGTGGTTTCCTTATGCCTCGCGTAAAACGCCTTTCGCTTTCCTGGCCGAAACGCTTGCCCTGAAGGAGCTGTTCGACCGGTGCTATCCGTATCACGTTTATAAAATCGAACCGACCAGCGTGGAATATCTGATCAATGGAGACCTGTGGGACTATCTGTTCGATCGGTTTCAGCAAATCAATACGGGAGACCGACTGTTTCTGCCACTAACGCTGGAAATGGGGTCGTGGCTCTGGCTGCGTAAAAGCCCGCTGCATCTTTTCTCCCGACACGGCCTTTTTCATCCGCTGCTGCCGCATCGGCAGCAGCGGATTTTCCGCCGTCATTTCCTGCTATTCGATTTTCTGCACCGCTGTTTATTATTCCCTAGGGCCTGGGCATCGCTGGACCCGCATCAGAAAACCCGCCATGAACAAAAAGCAATGGAATTATGGTATGAATAA